The following DNA comes from Tunturibacter gelidoferens.
CGCCTGTCCATCCAGGAGCAGATGATGTCCGATTGAATTTCCCTTCGGCAGAAACTCCCGCACCAAGGCCTCGTTCACCAGTACCGGTGGCACTGTCGAGACCTGGTCCGCTGCGGAAAACTCTCTCCCTGCTAGCAGTGGTGTCCCGATCGCCACCAGCAGATTTCCGGCGATATTCCGGTTCTCCGCGCTGATTGCCGGCTGATTGGCAACTTGCGGCAGCCAGTCCGCGTCGAAGCTGCCGCGCACATGAAAGTCGGTCATAGGTGGTGAACTGATCTGTCCCGCAGCCTCTACTCCAGGGAGATTTTCAATTCGTTGTTGCACGTCGTTGTAGAAATTGCGTACCGCTTCCGGCCTCTTGTTCCACGGCAGCGCCACCCGAACCGTCAGCAGGTGTTCCGGCTCAAATCCCAGTGGCTGCTTCATCAAGTTCCACAGCGACTCCGCCAGCAGCGACGCACCCACCAGCAGCACGAGAGACAGACCTACCTGCACCCCCACCAGGACGCTGCGCAACCAATTGCCCGATGATCCTCCGAGGCGTGTCCCACCCTGCTTGAGCGCCGAATGCAGCTGCACCTTCCGTGTCTCCAGCACCGGAACCACTCCGAACACGATTCCAGTTGCCACCGAGATCAGCAGAGCGACCCCAATAACAATCCCGTCCATGTGAATCGTGCCCGGCCGCCCCAGAATTCCCGGCAGGCTGGTAGCGGCGATGCGAGTCAGCACGAATGCCAGGAGGATTCCCGTAACGCCGCCTGCCAACGCAAGGAGCACACTCTCCACAAAAAACTGAAAAGCCACGCGCCGTCCCGAGGCACCCAGCGCCCGCCGCAGAGCGACCTCTCGCTGCCGAGTTGTCGCCCGAGACAAGAGCAGGTTGGCCACATTGATGCAAGCGATCAGCAGCAGCAGCGCCGACGCGATCAGCAAGACCACCAGTGCCGACTGTACCTGACCGTACCGGTCCTCGCGCAGCGTCTCGCTCGTGAACCGCCACGCGCCGTCGCTCGACGGATACTCCCTCCTGAGTTGCTCCCCGATCCGATCCAGATCGGCCTGAGCCTGCGCCAGGGTCACGCCCAACCGCAACCTCCCAAATACATTGGTGGCCCGCTCTCCGTCGCCCCGATCATTGCCCCACTTATTCGGAGTAAACTGCGCCGCGTGCCAGAGGTCCACGCCTCCCGGCGCAGAAAAACCTTGCGGCATCACGCCCACAATCGTCGCCGTCTGCTGATCCAGCTTCACCTGTTCTCCGATTATGTTCGGATCGCCTCCGAAAAGCCGCTGCCATCCGGGATAGCTCAACACCACGGTTCGCGGGGCATGGGGCACGTCGTCTCTCGCATTGAATATCCGCCCTAGCATCGGCGCTGTGTCGAAGACATCCCAGAATCCTGCATTCGCTCCCGCTCCCTTCACATAGATAGGCAACTTCTTTCCCGCAATGAGGGTGCTCTCGTCGAAGTAAAAGATTGCCAGACTGGAGAAGCTCCGGTTTCGCGCTTCAATGTCATAGAATCGCGAACCCGTCATCAGCCCCCCAGCCGACCGCCCGGCAATCCGTGTGTCGTGAATCGCGACAATCCTCTCCGACTGTGGATAAGGCAGGCTCCTGAGCAGCGTCGAATACACCACCGTGAACATCGTTGTCGTCGCCGCAATCCCCAGTGCCATCGTCAACACCACGACGAGCGTGAACCCCGGCGAACGCCTCATCTGCCGCAGCGCGTAGTGAACGTCCTGCCAAAAACGCTCAAACTGTGCCGTCCCCCACGCCTCGTGTGTCTGTTCCCGGATCAGCGTAGGGTTGCCGAATGCGCGGCGGGCCGCATAACGCGCTTCTTCTGCCGACAAGCCTTTCTCACGTTGCTCTTCTTCTTCGAGCTCCAGGTCGTAGCGCAACTCGCGCTCGAGATCGGCACCGCGCTTTCTGATCTGCCACCAATGCATATCAGCTCTCCTCGGCAGTTGGCCACATCACGCTCGCTACAGCTTCGGCCATTTGCTTCCACTGGGACTCTTCGACCACCAACTGCTTCTTGCCCTTTTCCGTGAGCCGGTAGTACTTGAACTCCCGATTGCGGTCCGGGGCGGTTTCCCATTTGGAAACCACCCATCCGCGCTTCTCAAGGCGATGCAACGCGGGATAGAGAGAGCCATGCTGCATTTGTAAAAAGTCGTTAGTGGTGCGCTGAATGTGCTTGCCGATTTGATGTCCGTGAGCTGGACCGTAAAGGAGCGTCCGCAGGATAAGCATGTCCAGCGTGCCTTGGAGCAGGTTCGACCGTTGCGGTGTCAGTCCTACCATAGAAGACGTTCGACCCTCGATGGAATGCGATGGTAGTCCGTCTACCATCAATTGTCAAGACTACAAGCTCAATTCAATTCTGGAATGATGGCAACAGGGCGAGTCACTCATTGAGAAATCCATTGGTGTTCCCCTACAGGCAGAAGGAACTCAAACAGAGCCACCAGACGTTGGCATTTTCCGCTGCACTCTGGGAAGATCCGATGCCCGGATGCCGCGTGGACCCCTCGGCGTGCGCAATTTATCGGCGGTGTCGTCGAACTCCTCCAGCGGCGGCGGTGGGCCGAAAGGAATACGGGTCGGTGCTTCCTTGCGGACCTGATGAATGGAGCCGAGATACACTGTATTAAGGCCATAGCGGGCGTTGATGGTATCGAGGGCTGTGACCACACGCTGTTTTGCATTCGGCTCGCTAAACGGATCAATGCCGAAGAGGTCCGGAGACGGAGCTAGATCAAGATGAGTAAGAGCCACAGATATGTCTGAGGGCGTGTAGGCGGGAACGCGCGGCCATACGGCAATTAAGTGCTCCTGCAGCGTGTATGGATCGTGGCATGGCTCGATACGTACATTGCAGGCGAATGCGACGTGATCATAAAAGCCAACCTGCAAGGAGAGGCCGCCGGCCCAGAGATCATTGCGGCGCATCTTGCGAGCCGTGGAGTGTAGTAGTTTGAGCGCAACGGCGCGGGCCTTATCCGGTGTTCGGCAGTTTGGAGGCAAGATGTGCTGACGGCTAAGAGTTTGTAGCGGACGTGCTGGCGGTTCAAGA
Coding sequences within:
- a CDS encoding ABC transporter permease, whose protein sequence is MHWWQIRKRGADLERELRYDLELEEEEQREKGLSAEEARYAARRAFGNPTLIREQTHEAWGTAQFERFWQDVHYALRQMRRSPGFTLVVVLTMALGIAATTTMFTVVYSTLLRSLPYPQSERIVAIHDTRIAGRSAGGLMTGSRFYDIEARNRSFSSLAIFYFDESTLIAGKKLPIYVKGAGANAGFWDVFDTAPMLGRIFNARDDVPHAPRTVVLSYPGWQRLFGGDPNIIGEQVKLDQQTATIVGVMPQGFSAPGGVDLWHAAQFTPNKWGNDRGDGERATNVFGRLRLGVTLAQAQADLDRIGEQLRREYPSSDGAWRFTSETLREDRYGQVQSALVVLLIASALLLLIACINVANLLLSRATTRQREVALRRALGASGRRVAFQFFVESVLLALAGGVTGILLAFVLTRIAATSLPGILGRPGTIHMDGIVIGVALLISVATGIVFGVVPVLETRKVQLHSALKQGGTRLGGSSGNWLRSVLVGVQVGLSLVLLVGASLLAESLWNLMKQPLGFEPEHLLTVRVALPWNKRPEAVRNFYNDVQQRIENLPGVEAAGQISSPPMTDFHVRGSFDADWLPQVANQPAISAENRNIAGNLLVAIGTPLLAGREFSAADQVSTVPPVLVNEALVREFLPKGNSIGHHLLLDGQAHEIVGVVADVRGVSGAIAAEPGPAVYWPANANGGWHRYFLVRTKVPPEQVAQSIREQVHQSDPQQSVGEIETMDQLLGDAVAQPRLNAAVVASFAGIALLLACVGIYGVVSYFAAQRTQEIGVRMALGATRGDITRLFVRRAMVPAAIGLATGTVVSLAANRLLRSQLYGVQPDDLRLYLASLLVLLAPLLVATLRPAIRAGKTEPMEALRTE
- a CDS encoding PadR family transcriptional regulator, whose product is MVGLTPQRSNLLQGTLDMLILRTLLYGPAHGHQIGKHIQRTTNDFLQMQHGSLYPALHRLEKRGWVVSKWETAPDRNREFKYYRLTEKGKKQLVVEESQWKQMAEAVASVMWPTAEES